In Tolypothrix sp. NIES-4075, the following proteins share a genomic window:
- a CDS encoding CHAT domain-containing protein — protein sequence MSNNPTVKKILILAANPKNTVRLRLDQEVRDIEQGLQLAAQRDKFTLQQKWAVRSRDIRLAVLDFRPNIIHFSGHGSETEGLSFEDEVGKEKFVTADALGGLFKLFANHVECVLLNACYSEVQADAIAQDIDYVIGMNAAIGDRAALEFSVGFYDALARYDPEYDGDSAIEFAFNVARSSISLAGVAGECIPVLIKNPNPKPKDTSILNPVNPAIKRYSGKVKIKVCQNLIQDWHNLADYFDIPLEQRASFEAGRQPYRIWEWLEQRSRLGELEVALSDIGRDDLVEELKKN from the coding sequence ATGAGCAATAATCCGACCGTGAAGAAAATCTTGATTTTGGCAGCCAATCCTAAAAATACAGTGCGTTTGCGACTGGATCAAGAAGTGCGTGACATTGAACAAGGGTTACAGCTTGCGGCGCAGCGTGACAAATTCACTTTACAGCAGAAGTGGGCGGTACGATCGCGAGATATTCGCCTTGCAGTGTTAGATTTTCGTCCAAATATCATTCATTTTTCGGGACATGGTTCGGAAACTGAGGGATTATCCTTTGAGGATGAAGTCGGTAAGGAAAAGTTTGTCACCGCAGACGCACTAGGGGGATTATTTAAGCTTTTTGCTAACCATGTAGAGTGTGTGCTGCTCAATGCTTGCTATTCTGAAGTGCAAGCTGATGCGATCGCTCAAGATATTGATTATGTCATTGGGATGAATGCAGCGATCGGCGATCGAGCTGCACTGGAATTTTCCGTTGGCTTTTACGATGCTTTAGCACGTTACGACCCGGAGTATGATGGAGATTCGGCTATAGAGTTTGCTTTTAACGTTGCTCGCAGTTCGATTTCACTAGCTGGGGTTGCTGGTGAATGTATCCCAGTCCTGATAAAGAATCCTAACCCAAAACCTAAAGATACTTCTATTTTAAATCCTGTGAACCCAGCTATTAAGCGCTATTCTGGTAAAGTTAAGATTAAAGTCTGTCAAAACCTGATTCAAGACTGGCACAATTTAGCAGATTATTTTGATATTCCCTTAGAACAACGCGCTAGTTTTGAAGCGGGAAGACAGCCATATCGAATTTGGGAATGGTTAGAGCAAAGAAGCAGACTTGGTGAATTAGAAGTTGCTTTAAGTGACATTGGGCGAGATGATTTAGTTGAGGAGCTAAAAAAAAACTAA
- the gcvH gene encoding glycine cleavage system protein GcvH: MSLEYPEDLRYLDSHEYVRLDGEIATIGISAFAVQQLGDVVFVELPEVNDTVTRNEEFGTIESVKAVENLNSPVTGTVIERNDAIIDDPEQISDDPYGEGWLLKVRVNDPGEIDDALTAKDYSALVAGE, encoded by the coding sequence ATGTCTTTGGAATATCCTGAAGATTTGAGATACCTGGATTCTCACGAATATGTGCGCTTAGATGGCGAAATTGCCACCATCGGCATTAGTGCCTTTGCAGTACAGCAACTAGGTGACGTTGTATTTGTGGAATTACCCGAAGTAAACGACACCGTGACCCGCAATGAAGAGTTTGGTACAATTGAATCAGTCAAAGCCGTCGAAAATTTAAACTCACCAGTTACCGGCACAGTCATCGAGCGCAACGACGCCATAATAGACGATCCCGAACAAATATCAGATGACCCCTACGGTGAAGGATGGTTGCTAAAAGTGCGGGTCAACGACCCAGGTGAAATCGATGATGCTTTAACTGCAAAAGATTATAGTGCCCTAGTTGCCGGCGAGTAG